One genomic region from Leifsonia poae encodes:
- a CDS encoding M56 family metallopeptidase: MTPVNGLAIALGALALALAWPVPVLLARAKWPSAAPALALALWQSIALAGGISMIGALLLYGLQPFGDELWARVSEAANTVFAGPLPPGASLVTTFSLSAAVLLTAHLLANLALTSVRSQRQRHRHRELLSLLSSPLPDAPSTRVIDHPAPAAYCLPGAQSVTVLSEGMIALLTPEQLEAVIAHEHAHLQQKHHLLLDAFRSWKRALPWFPIATRAQDAVALLVEMLADDHARRLVGDGVLAAAIELVDATGSAGTVLGAPKDARTPEQRRTAIAARVERLTGARSTVGVIPRILVVAGTAALVIVPPVLVLTS, translated from the coding sequence GTGACGCCCGTCAACGGCCTCGCCATCGCGCTCGGCGCGCTCGCGCTGGCACTCGCCTGGCCGGTCCCCGTCCTGCTGGCGCGGGCGAAGTGGCCGTCAGCGGCGCCGGCGCTCGCGCTCGCCCTCTGGCAGTCCATCGCTCTCGCGGGTGGCATCTCGATGATCGGCGCGCTGCTGCTCTACGGCCTGCAACCCTTCGGAGACGAGCTCTGGGCCCGAGTCAGTGAGGCTGCGAACACCGTCTTCGCGGGGCCGTTGCCGCCGGGAGCATCGCTGGTCACCACCTTCTCGCTCAGCGCGGCCGTGCTGCTCACGGCGCACCTCCTGGCGAACCTCGCACTCACCTCCGTACGCAGCCAACGGCAACGGCACCGGCACCGCGAACTCCTCAGCCTGCTCAGCTCCCCCCTCCCGGACGCACCGAGCACCCGCGTGATCGACCATCCGGCCCCCGCCGCATATTGCCTACCCGGCGCGCAGAGCGTCACCGTGCTCTCGGAGGGCATGATCGCCCTGCTCACCCCCGAACAGCTCGAAGCCGTGATCGCGCATGAGCACGCGCATCTGCAGCAGAAGCACCACCTGCTGCTCGACGCTTTCCGTTCCTGGAAACGGGCGCTCCCGTGGTTCCCGATCGCCACAAGGGCGCAGGATGCGGTGGCCCTGCTCGTCGAGATGCTGGCCGACGACCACGCCCGCCGCCTCGTCGGCGACGGCGTGCTCGCGGCGGCGATCGAGCTGGTCGACGCCACCGGGTCCGCCGGCACCGTACTCGGCGCGCCGAAAGACGCGCGCACGCCCGAACAGCGCCGCACGGCGATCGCCGCCCGGGTGGAGCGGCTCACCGGCGCACGAAGCACCGTCGGCGTGATCCCCCGCATCCTCGTCGTCGCCGGCACAGCAGCCCTCGTGATCGTGCCCCCGGTGCTCGTTCTGACCAGTTGA
- a CDS encoding cytochrome ubiquinol oxidase subunit I, which translates to MNEWLDPLLLSRWQFGLTTIYHFLFVPITIGVVTSVAIFQTAWYRTGKVHYLQLTHFFGKIFLINFAMGVVTGIVQEFQFGMNWSNYSRFVGDVFGAPLALEGLLAFFLEATFIGLWIFGWDRLPRGLHLATIWLVTVGSILSAYFIIAANAFMQNPVGYRLNEAKGRAELTDIWAVLTNKVALAAFPHTIFACFMVSAGLIISVSAWHLSRRQNLDTMRPALKFGLWAMVGAGVCTVLSGDQLGLAMVQTQPMKMAAAEALYKTSTGADASFSIFTLGTPDGVHELFSIRIPYLLSFLSTHTLDGTVEGINDLQAHYVQIYGPGDYTPIIWITYWAFRWMIGLGMLHVLVAVVGLWLTRKGRMPNNRWVWKAAIWAFPLSMLAMIVGWIFTEMGRQPWIVFGLMKTADGVSPGTTGVEVLISLIAFTAIYGILAVVEFKLIKRAAQKGPAPAEDHLDDEGKHVPVATVY; encoded by the coding sequence GTGAACGAATGGCTGGACCCGCTGCTGCTTTCCCGCTGGCAGTTCGGGCTTACGACGATCTACCACTTCCTGTTCGTGCCCATCACGATCGGTGTCGTGACCTCCGTCGCGATCTTCCAGACCGCCTGGTACCGCACCGGCAAAGTGCACTACCTGCAGCTCACCCACTTCTTCGGCAAGATCTTCCTGATCAACTTCGCCATGGGGGTCGTCACGGGCATCGTTCAGGAGTTCCAGTTCGGGATGAATTGGTCGAACTACTCGCGCTTCGTTGGTGATGTCTTCGGCGCACCGCTCGCGCTGGAAGGGCTGCTCGCCTTCTTCCTGGAGGCCACCTTCATCGGACTGTGGATCTTCGGCTGGGACCGATTGCCGAGAGGACTGCACCTCGCGACGATCTGGCTGGTGACCGTCGGCAGCATCCTCTCGGCCTACTTCATCATCGCCGCGAACGCCTTCATGCAGAACCCGGTCGGCTACAGGCTGAACGAAGCCAAAGGGCGGGCCGAACTGACCGATATCTGGGCGGTTCTCACCAACAAGGTGGCGCTAGCCGCCTTCCCGCACACGATCTTCGCCTGCTTCATGGTCTCGGCCGGTCTGATCATCTCGGTCTCGGCCTGGCACCTCTCGCGCCGGCAGAACCTCGACACGATGCGCCCCGCGCTCAAGTTCGGACTCTGGGCGATGGTGGGCGCCGGCGTGTGCACAGTTTTGAGCGGCGATCAGCTCGGTCTCGCGATGGTGCAGACGCAGCCGATGAAGATGGCGGCGGCGGAGGCGCTGTACAAGACGTCGACGGGAGCCGACGCCTCATTCTCGATCTTCACCCTCGGCACCCCTGACGGAGTTCACGAGCTGTTCTCCATCCGCATCCCCTATCTGCTCTCGTTCCTCTCCACACACACGCTGGACGGCACCGTGGAGGGCATCAACGATCTGCAGGCCCACTACGTTCAGATCTACGGCCCGGGCGACTACACGCCGATCATCTGGATCACCTATTGGGCATTCCGGTGGATGATCGGGCTCGGCATGCTGCACGTGCTCGTGGCCGTCGTCGGCCTGTGGCTCACCCGCAAGGGCCGGATGCCGAACAACAGGTGGGTGTGGAAGGCGGCGATCTGGGCCTTCCCGCTCTCGATGCTGGCAATGATCGTCGGTTGGATCTTCACGGAGATGGGCCGGCAACCCTGGATCGTCTTCGGGCTGATGAAGACGGCCGACGGTGTCTCGCCCGGCACCACGGGGGTGGAGGTGCTCATCTCGCTGATCGCCTTCACCGCGATTTACGGCATCCTCGCCGTCGTCGAATTCAAGCTCATCAAACGCGCGGCCCAGAAGGGTCCCGCCCCCGCCGAGGACCACCTCGACGACGAGGGCAAGCACGTTCCGGTCGCGACGGTCTACTAG
- the cydD gene encoding thiol reductant ABC exporter subunit CydD — translation MRPFDPRLLRYARAARGTLVTGGALALLQTACVIAFAWLVTQLIVRAIAGDDLPALSGLFAGLVLVIAVRGVVLWLTETTAARGGSTVIGQLREALVGALGRLGPGWLSTRNSAEVTLTVGRGLDALDGYFTKYLPQLILTALATPVLVAVMFWQDATSGIIVLITLPLIPLFMVLVGWATQAAQARQWSALSGLSRGFLDVVDGLSTLKLFGRQHRQSAHIRDVSEEYRARTMKVLRMSFLSGFVLELAASLSVAVVAVAIGLRLLNGQLDLSVGLFVLLLAPEAFLPLRNVGAAYHAATEGIAAAHSAFETLEAERSEAAPTSAATSATAASSVSSVSSVPASNILRRGEGVLVFDRVTIDYRGRTVVREFSATVAAGVLTVLSAPSGAGKSSLVGAALGFVPFEGRVSVADAAGAEARRASIAWAGQHSGLLAGSVSGNVALGSTEPDALLVAESLRLAAVDDVPPSTVLGVGGAGLSGGQAQRVAVARALYRMRAEHCPLLVLDEPTSALDDASEARLVGHLREIAAGGVAVLVISHRDAVVAAADTLLTLEVVSRVR, via the coding sequence ATGCGCCCGTTCGATCCGCGACTCCTTCGCTACGCCCGCGCGGCGCGCGGCACCCTCGTCACCGGAGGTGCGCTCGCGTTGCTGCAGACGGCATGCGTGATCGCATTCGCCTGGCTGGTGACACAGCTCATCGTGCGCGCGATCGCGGGGGACGACCTGCCCGCTCTGAGCGGGCTGTTCGCCGGGCTCGTGCTCGTGATCGCCGTGCGCGGAGTGGTGCTGTGGCTTACTGAGACGACGGCGGCGCGCGGAGGCTCGACGGTGATCGGTCAGCTTCGGGAGGCGCTGGTCGGGGCGCTCGGTCGGCTGGGGCCGGGCTGGTTGAGCACACGCAATTCGGCGGAGGTGACTTTGACGGTGGGGCGAGGGCTGGACGCGCTCGACGGGTACTTCACCAAATATCTGCCCCAGCTCATCCTGACCGCGCTGGCGACGCCCGTGCTCGTGGCCGTGATGTTCTGGCAGGACGCGACCAGCGGCATCATCGTGCTGATCACGTTGCCGCTGATCCCGCTGTTCATGGTGCTCGTGGGCTGGGCGACGCAGGCGGCACAGGCGCGGCAGTGGAGTGCCCTATCAGGGCTCTCGCGCGGGTTCCTCGATGTGGTCGATGGGCTCTCGACACTGAAGTTGTTCGGGCGGCAGCACCGCCAGTCGGCGCACATCCGCGATGTCAGCGAGGAGTACCGCGCCCGCACCATGAAGGTGCTGCGGATGTCGTTCCTGTCGGGTTTCGTGCTGGAACTCGCCGCCAGCCTGTCGGTGGCTGTCGTCGCGGTCGCGATCGGCCTGCGCCTGCTGAACGGTCAGCTCGATCTCTCGGTCGGTCTGTTCGTGCTGCTTCTCGCGCCCGAGGCGTTCCTGCCGCTGCGGAACGTCGGCGCCGCCTACCACGCGGCGACCGAGGGGATCGCGGCCGCCCACAGCGCATTCGAGACCCTGGAGGCGGAGCGTTCGGAGGCCGCTCCGACCTCGGCGGCGACCTCGGCGACGGCGGCGTCCTCGGTGTCCTCGGTGTCCTCGGTGCCGGCGTCGAACATCCTGCGCCGGGGCGAGGGTGTGCTCGTCTTCGACCGAGTGACGATCGACTACCGCGGGCGCACCGTGGTGCGGGAGTTCTCCGCGACCGTGGCGGCGGGCGTCCTCACCGTGCTGAGCGCGCCCAGCGGTGCGGGCAAGTCCAGTCTGGTGGGAGCTGCGCTCGGGTTCGTGCCGTTCGAGGGGCGGGTCTCGGTTGCCGACGCGGCCGGCGCGGAGGCGCGTCGGGCATCCATCGCGTGGGCCGGGCAGCACTCGGGCCTGCTAGCAGGCAGTGTCTCAGGCAATGTGGCGCTCGGATCGACCGAACCGGATGCGCTGCTGGTCGCTGAGTCCCTCCGCCTGGCGGCGGTCGACGACGTCCCGCCCTCGACCGTGCTGGGGGTTGGAGGAGCCGGGCTCTCGGGCGGGCAGGCTCAGCGTGTCGCGGTGGCCAGAGCGCTCTATCGGATGCGAGCCGAACACTGCCCGCTCCTCGTATTGGACGAGCCGACCTCTGCCCTCGATGACGCCTCCGAGGCTCGGCTCGTCGGTCATCTCCGGGAGATCGCGGCGGGTGGCGTAGCCGTGCTCGTGATCAGCCATCGGGATGCCGTCGTCGCGGCCGCCGACACCCTGCTGACCCTGGAGGTGGTGAGCCGTGTCCGCTGA
- a CDS encoding BlaI/MecI/CopY family transcriptional regulator, whose translation MANLGELERAVMDALWNFGAPTTANELRDKLAASRGEGKGPAITTVLTVLSRLEQKGFVERDREARPHLYSASLSRANHVADLMHEVLESSSDRNAALAHFVGSVDETEAETLRLLLAARTQ comes from the coding sequence GTGGCGAATCTCGGAGAACTGGAGCGAGCGGTGATGGACGCTCTGTGGAACTTTGGCGCCCCAACCACCGCCAACGAACTACGCGACAAGCTAGCCGCAAGCCGAGGCGAGGGCAAGGGCCCGGCCATCACCACGGTGCTCACCGTGCTCTCGCGCCTCGAGCAGAAGGGCTTCGTCGAGCGCGACCGCGAGGCTCGACCGCATCTCTACAGCGCCTCGCTCTCGCGCGCGAACCATGTGGCCGACCTCATGCACGAAGTGCTGGAGAGTTCCTCCGACCGCAACGCCGCCCTCGCCCACTTCGTCGGCTCTGTCGACGAAACCGAGGCGGAGACGCTTCGCCTCCTTCTCGCGGCGCGCACGCAGTAG
- the cydC gene encoding thiol reductant ABC exporter subunit CydC, which translates to MSADPVATRRILRLALPPAGRLWRAIALGVLSAGSAVALLAVSAWLITRAAEQPSIIYVSMAVVGVRAFALGRAFFRYLERLSGHDAAFRQLATIRSELFGRLVPLAPDGLGDTRRGDLLSGVANDVDELQNHSLRVVQPLVTAGVIALISVGGVFVLLPEAGVSLLVALALAFVAGTLVNRWVSGRAEREIAPLRAEVNDSILDLVGRLDVLTAFGALPQAERRVSEAGDRLTAALRSRAAGVGLTTAIVSVLAGAATAFALMAGIPALGTHRLDAPTLAVVALLPLAVFEIFGMVPLALGAYRQLHASAERLAAVAPASLPAGIPADAAVTVPLTARSVPSVELTGLSAHWPGQTQSVLEDVTLRLAPGERVLLTGPTGAGKTALAHVLTRFIDYSGGFTVDGVEAKDAAQDEVRRVIGLCEQHPYLFDSDLRQNLLFARDTATDEELLAVLDRVGLTEWVQERGGLTADVGERGALVSGGQAQRIALARAILADFAVLVVDEPTANVDAAVAARIVDDILTTAAEDGRTVLLISHTPVADGLLTRRVHLDAGRLA; encoded by the coding sequence GTGTCCGCTGACCCTGTTGCGACCCGACGTATCCTTCGACTCGCCCTGCCGCCGGCCGGCCGTCTGTGGCGCGCCATCGCCCTCGGCGTTCTGAGCGCGGGAAGCGCCGTCGCGCTGCTCGCGGTGTCCGCCTGGCTGATCACGCGAGCCGCCGAGCAGCCGTCGATCATCTACGTGTCGATGGCGGTCGTCGGCGTTCGCGCCTTCGCGCTCGGGCGAGCGTTCTTCCGCTACCTCGAGCGACTCTCCGGTCATGACGCGGCATTCCGCCAGTTGGCGACGATCCGCTCGGAGCTGTTCGGCAGGCTTGTTCCGCTGGCGCCCGACGGCCTCGGCGACACCCGGCGCGGCGACCTGCTCTCGGGCGTGGCCAATGATGTGGACGAGTTGCAGAACCACTCCCTGCGGGTGGTGCAGCCGCTCGTCACGGCCGGTGTCATCGCCCTCATCTCCGTCGGAGGTGTGTTCGTGCTGTTGCCCGAGGCCGGAGTGTCGCTGCTGGTGGCCCTTGCGCTCGCGTTCGTCGCCGGAACCCTCGTGAACCGGTGGGTGTCGGGCCGCGCGGAACGGGAGATCGCGCCGCTGCGGGCCGAGGTGAACGACAGCATCCTCGACCTGGTCGGTCGGCTTGACGTGCTGACGGCTTTCGGGGCGTTGCCCCAGGCCGAACGCCGCGTCTCCGAAGCGGGGGACCGGCTCACCGCGGCACTCCGCTCGCGCGCTGCCGGGGTGGGCCTCACAACGGCCATCGTGTCTGTGTTGGCAGGCGCGGCGACGGCGTTCGCGCTGATGGCCGGCATCCCGGCCCTGGGAACCCATCGGCTGGATGCGCCGACGCTCGCCGTCGTGGCGTTGCTGCCGCTCGCTGTGTTCGAGATCTTCGGCATGGTGCCACTCGCGCTCGGCGCCTACCGGCAGCTGCACGCCAGCGCCGAACGCCTCGCCGCCGTCGCTCCGGCGTCGCTCCCCGCGGGCATCCCGGCGGATGCGGCGGTCACCGTTCCACTGACCGCCCGCAGCGTCCCCTCCGTTGAGCTGACAGGGCTGAGCGCGCATTGGCCGGGGCAGACCCAGTCCGTGCTGGAGGATGTGACCCTGCGACTTGCGCCGGGCGAACGAGTGCTTCTCACCGGTCCGACAGGTGCGGGCAAGACGGCCCTCGCGCACGTGCTCACCCGGTTCATCGACTACAGCGGCGGATTCACCGTCGACGGCGTCGAAGCGAAGGACGCCGCACAGGATGAGGTTCGTCGCGTGATCGGTCTCTGCGAACAGCACCCGTACCTCTTCGACTCGGATCTGCGACAGAATCTGCTGTTCGCCCGCGATACGGCGACCGACGAGGAGCTTCTGGCTGTTCTCGACCGGGTCGGGCTCACCGAGTGGGTTCAGGAACGGGGCGGTCTCACGGCGGATGTCGGGGAGCGGGGCGCCCTCGTCTCCGGCGGTCAGGCGCAGCGCATCGCGCTCGCTCGGGCCATCCTCGCCGACTTCGCCGTGCTGGTCGTCGACGAGCCGACCGCCAACGTCGATGCGGCCGTCGCTGCTCGGATCGTCGACGACATCCTGACGACCGCTGCCGAAGACGGGCGCACGGTTCTGCTCATCTCGCACACGCCGGTCGCCGACGGTCTGCTCACACGTCGGGTACACCTCGATGCGGGCCGGCTCGCCTGA
- the cydB gene encoding cytochrome d ubiquinol oxidase subunit II: protein MDLAILWFGIVAFFFVGYFVLDGFDFGVGMALPFLGRDDVDRRVMINTIGPVWDLNETWVIVAGACLFAAFPEWYATLFSGFYLALLLILLALIVRGVSFEYRHQRPDSRWKKWFDGMIIVGSVVPSFLWGVAFANMVQGVALDAQFNYTGTLFDLLNGYALLGGLTTLLLFFTHGVVFISLKTDGPIRERARRLAMKSGGLAIVVAASFLLWTAIAHFSVVFVVLAALAAVALIVSWIANLRGKEGWSFAFMATTIAFAVVSLFAALFPNVMPSSPNPENSLTIANASSSQMTLEVMSWVALIFLPLIVLYQGWTYWIFRKRVTRAQIPEEEPASAAV, encoded by the coding sequence ATGGATCTGGCAATTCTCTGGTTCGGCATCGTCGCCTTCTTCTTCGTGGGCTACTTCGTGCTCGACGGTTTCGACTTCGGCGTCGGGATGGCGCTGCCCTTCCTCGGCCGCGATGATGTCGATCGCCGTGTGATGATCAACACGATCGGCCCGGTCTGGGATCTCAACGAGACATGGGTGATCGTGGCCGGCGCGTGTCTCTTCGCCGCATTCCCCGAGTGGTACGCGACGTTGTTCAGCGGCTTCTACCTGGCCCTGCTTCTCATCCTTCTGGCCCTGATCGTGCGCGGCGTCTCGTTCGAATACCGCCACCAGCGCCCGGACTCGCGGTGGAAGAAGTGGTTCGACGGCATGATCATCGTCGGCTCGGTCGTCCCGTCGTTCCTGTGGGGTGTCGCGTTCGCGAACATGGTGCAAGGGGTCGCCCTGGATGCGCAGTTCAACTACACGGGCACGCTGTTCGACCTGCTCAACGGCTACGCGCTGCTCGGCGGGCTGACCACCCTGCTGCTGTTCTTCACGCACGGCGTTGTGTTCATCTCGCTCAAGACGGACGGGCCGATCCGGGAGCGGGCGCGCAGGCTCGCCATGAAGTCGGGTGGCCTCGCGATCGTGGTCGCCGCCTCGTTCCTGCTGTGGACGGCGATCGCCCACTTCTCGGTGGTGTTCGTCGTGCTGGCGGCACTGGCCGCGGTGGCGCTCATCGTCTCCTGGATCGCGAATCTGCGCGGCAAGGAAGGCTGGTCGTTCGCCTTCATGGCGACCACGATCGCCTTCGCGGTCGTGTCGCTGTTCGCCGCGCTGTTCCCGAACGTGATGCCGTCGTCGCCGAACCCCGAGAACAGCCTCACGATCGCCAACGCCTCGAGCAGCCAGATGACGCTCGAGGTGATGAGCTGGGTGGCGCTGATCTTCCTGCCGTTGATCGTGCTCTACCAGGGCTGGACATACTGGATCTTCCGTAAGCGCGTCACCCGTGCCCAGATCCCCGAGGAGGAGCCGGCGTCCGCCGCCGTCTGA
- a CDS encoding aminotransferase class IV codes for MDASITLFDWQEGGLAAVDGREVAETALLAADSFLVDDGAVLAVGLHHSRFGQTAREQGFADRAGLDAFWATALEAIPRTGRWFPRFELVTVREAPRLRFRLRSAPELSDSVVLSTARSDPRTARHLKGPDIDALGRLRQDAQRVGAQEPVLLDDGKVSDGATTALLWWRGNTLFTPPLALPRVDSVAARTVRGVAAALGAPVDEEAVSPAELEGCVVWAVNALHGIRAVTAWVNGPRLALDASRTTAWRARLSALARPL; via the coding sequence ATGGACGCGAGCATCACCCTTTTCGACTGGCAGGAGGGCGGGCTCGCCGCCGTGGACGGGCGCGAGGTCGCCGAGACAGCGCTCCTGGCCGCGGACTCATTCCTCGTTGACGACGGCGCGGTCCTCGCCGTCGGGCTGCACCATTCCCGTTTCGGCCAGACCGCCCGCGAGCAGGGCTTCGCCGATCGCGCGGGCCTCGACGCGTTCTGGGCGACGGCCCTCGAGGCGATCCCGCGCACGGGCCGGTGGTTCCCACGTTTCGAACTCGTGACCGTCCGGGAGGCGCCCCGGCTGCGCTTCCGTCTCCGCTCCGCGCCGGAACTGAGTGACAGCGTGGTGCTGAGCACCGCGCGCTCCGATCCGCGAACGGCGCGCCATCTCAAAGGGCCGGACATCGACGCGCTCGGCCGGCTGCGCCAGGATGCGCAGCGCGTCGGCGCTCAGGAGCCGGTGCTGCTGGACGACGGAAAAGTGTCCGATGGGGCCACCACGGCGCTCCTCTGGTGGCGCGGAAATACGCTCTTCACTCCCCCGCTCGCTCTTCCGCGCGTCGACAGCGTCGCTGCCCGCACCGTCCGAGGCGTCGCTGCGGCGCTCGGCGCTCCTGTCGACGAGGAGGCGGTCTCTCCCGCCGAACTCGAGGGATGCGTGGTCTGGGCCGTCAATGCCCTGCACGGCATCCGCGCCGTAACGGCCTGGGTGAACGGCCCGCGTCTCGCTCTGGACGCGTCCCGTACCACTGCGTGGCGCGCCCGTCTGAGCGCGCTCGCGAGGCCGCTCTGA